In Thalassotalea sp. Sam97, a single window of DNA contains:
- the ubiK gene encoding ubiquinone biosynthesis accessory factor UbiK, translating into MINAKKIEDIAKQISEAIPPQVKTVANDFESKAKQVLQSKLSQLDVVSREEFDVQTQVLIKTRAKLDELATRVAELEAKLAQIDDSEEQS; encoded by the coding sequence ATGATCAACGCCAAAAAAATTGAAGATATCGCCAAGCAAATTAGCGAAGCAATCCCACCACAAGTTAAAACGGTTGCCAATGACTTTGAATCAAAAGCCAAACAAGTATTACAAAGCAAGCTATCACAGCTTGATGTGGTGAGTCGTGAAGAATTTGATGTACAAACGCAAGTACTGATAAAAACCCGTGCCAAGCTAGACGAATTAGCGACAAGAGTTGCTGAATTAGAAGCTAAATTAGCGCAAATTGATGACAGCGAAGAGCAGTCTTAG
- the ilvA gene encoding threonine ammonia-lyase, biosynthetic, with product MAEQDPVSDTKQGTEQRCEQNREQVALTYLRRILMAPVYDVAVETDLTPLTSLSERYGKQIFLKREDQQPVHSFKLRGAYNRLAQLSDEQRRNGVIAASAGNHAQGLALAAQRLGVRATIVMPITTPDIKVDNVRRFGADVRLLGKSFNEAAEAAVNIAQQDQLLMIHPFDDADVIAGQGTVAKELLQQLPNADVVFIPVGGGGLLAGMAVYIKQINPRIKVVGVEAADSACLQAAMLAGKPVDLEQVGLFADGVAVKRIGENTFSLIKQYCDDVITVSSDEVCAAIKDIFEQTRVIAEPAGALSLAGLSKYCHSHNSQDDTENLVAVLSGANMNFHSLRYVSERCELGEQKEAVLAVQIPEQKGSFKRFCKALAGKAITEFNYRYANNEQAFVFVGVRLSRGQQELSEIVIDLSGKGYQVNDLTNNELAKLHVRYMIGGLSQESTQERLFRFEFPEYPGALENFLDTLGELWNISLFHYRNHGAAFGQVLAGIEVDAGDELAFFRHLKELGYQFQEETNNPAYQIFLKGN from the coding sequence ATGGCTGAACAGGATCCAGTATCAGATACGAAGCAGGGTACTGAGCAACGCTGCGAACAAAACCGTGAGCAAGTCGCCCTCACCTATTTACGGCGAATACTAATGGCGCCGGTGTACGATGTGGCGGTTGAAACCGATTTAACGCCACTAACCTCGTTGTCAGAGCGTTATGGTAAGCAAATCTTTCTTAAGCGCGAAGACCAACAGCCGGTGCACTCCTTTAAACTACGCGGTGCTTATAATCGACTTGCTCAACTCAGTGACGAACAGCGGCGCAACGGTGTTATTGCTGCTTCAGCAGGAAATCATGCACAGGGGCTAGCTCTTGCGGCTCAACGTCTTGGTGTTCGAGCGACTATTGTGATGCCAATAACTACGCCAGATATCAAAGTCGATAATGTGCGTCGCTTTGGTGCAGATGTGCGCTTACTCGGTAAGAGTTTTAATGAAGCGGCAGAAGCTGCTGTGAATATCGCACAGCAAGATCAGCTATTGATGATTCACCCTTTCGATGATGCTGACGTTATTGCGGGGCAAGGTACTGTTGCTAAAGAGTTGTTACAACAGCTACCAAATGCCGATGTGGTGTTTATTCCGGTTGGTGGTGGTGGCCTATTGGCAGGTATGGCCGTTTATATCAAGCAAATTAACCCACGTATTAAGGTGGTGGGCGTCGAAGCGGCCGATTCAGCTTGCTTGCAAGCGGCTATGTTAGCAGGTAAGCCGGTTGATCTTGAGCAAGTTGGTTTGTTTGCTGATGGTGTCGCTGTTAAACGTATTGGCGAAAACACCTTTTCGTTGATTAAACAATATTGTGATGACGTGATTACCGTTAGCAGTGATGAAGTGTGTGCCGCAATTAAAGATATTTTTGAGCAAACCCGGGTGATTGCTGAGCCGGCTGGCGCTTTATCATTAGCGGGCCTGAGTAAATATTGTCATAGCCATAACAGCCAAGACGACACAGAAAATCTGGTAGCGGTATTATCAGGTGCCAATATGAATTTTCATTCACTGCGTTATGTATCAGAGCGTTGTGAGTTAGGTGAACAAAAAGAAGCGGTGCTGGCAGTACAAATCCCTGAGCAAAAAGGTAGTTTTAAACGCTTTTGCAAAGCCTTAGCCGGTAAGGCTATCACAGAATTTAACTATCGCTACGCCAATAATGAGCAAGCTTTCGTTTTTGTTGGGGTTCGCTTAAGCCGTGGTCAACAAGAGCTGAGTGAAATAGTGATTGATCTGTCTGGCAAGGGATATCAAGTTAATGATTTAACCAATAATGAACTGGCTAAATTACACGTGCGTTATATGATTGGTGGTTTGAGTCAAGAATCGACACAAGAAAGACTATTCCGCTTTGAGTTTCCTGAATACCCTGGTGCATTAGAAAATTTTCTTGATACACTTGGCGAGCTTTGGAATATTTCGTTGTTTCACTACCGCAATCACGGTGCGGCATTTGGCCAAGTATTGGCTGGAATCGAGGTGGATGCAGGCGATGAGTTGGCGTTTTTTCGCCATTTAAAGGAATTGGGTTATCAATTTCAAGAAGAAACTAACAACCCCGCCTATCAAATCTTTTTAAAAGGTAATTGA
- the ftsX gene encoding permease-like cell division protein FtsX has product MSKDHNQFRDRSRFSLTALVMLPIRHLQQAIASLGNLWRTPMASIMTILVLGISLALPATLHLFSKNAQQITTNWDSAAQINVFLKLDTNDKAAQNIVSRIRLYPEVKSVNFISSEQALEEFKALSGFGKALAYLDSNPLPATLIVTPTERNSQPNAAKQLLTKIEKEREVAQAKLDLEWLTRLQAMMTLIQDIVASLALLLSLSVVLIIGNTIRLAILNQKNTISVMKMVGATDAFIQRPFMYTGFWYGLFGGLLSALTASGLAAYLNIAIIDVAQLYDSQFTLQTLTFSDNILLILTAIILGLLGSYISVRKHIRDIEPSAE; this is encoded by the coding sequence ATGAGTAAAGATCATAATCAATTTCGCGATCGTTCAAGGTTTTCATTAACCGCTCTAGTAATGCTACCGATACGTCATTTACAACAAGCTATAGCAAGTTTGGGTAACTTATGGCGCACACCTATGGCCTCGATCATGACCATATTAGTGCTTGGCATAAGCTTAGCGTTGCCTGCTACCTTGCATTTATTTAGCAAAAATGCGCAGCAAATAACGACAAACTGGGATTCTGCGGCACAAATTAACGTTTTCCTAAAATTGGACACCAATGACAAAGCGGCACAGAATATTGTTAGTCGAATTCGCTTATATCCAGAGGTAAAGTCAGTTAATTTTATTAGTTCGGAGCAAGCACTTGAAGAATTTAAAGCGTTATCGGGTTTTGGTAAAGCGCTAGCTTATCTGGACAGTAACCCACTACCGGCAACGCTGATTGTTACCCCGACCGAACGTAACAGCCAACCCAATGCTGCAAAGCAATTGCTAACCAAAATTGAAAAAGAGCGTGAAGTCGCACAAGCAAAACTGGACTTAGAGTGGCTAACGCGTTTACAAGCAATGATGACTTTGATACAAGACATTGTCGCTTCATTAGCGCTGTTACTGAGTCTGTCTGTCGTGCTCATTATTGGCAATACCATCCGCTTAGCCATTCTTAACCAAAAAAATACCATCAGTGTTATGAAAATGGTCGGTGCTACAGATGCTTTCATTCAACGTCCTTTTATGTACACGGGTTTTTGGTACGGCTTGTTTGGTGGGCTATTGTCAGCGCTCACAGCATCAGGGTTAGCTGCTTATTTAAATATTGCCATTATCGACGTTGCGCAACTTTACGATAGCCAATTTACCTTACAAACGCTGACCTTTAGTGACAATATACTGCTGATCTTGACGGCAATTATTCTTGGTTTATTGGGCAGTTATATCTCGGTACGCAAACACATACGTGATATTGAACCGAGCGCAGAATAA
- the ftsE gene encoding cell division ATP-binding protein FtsE, translating into MIRFNAVNKTYPGGFSALKNINFSLDKGEMVFLTGHSGAGKSTLLKLISVMEKPTSGRVYINNRDVSNIAYRQIPYMRRNIGMIFQNHNLLTDRTVFDNVALPLVIENQSLSEIKKRVHVALDKVGLGNKSKCYPYMLSGGEQQRVGIARAIVNKPPIILADEPTGNLDPKLSWDILKLFEEFNSVGVSVLIATHDLGLIARMKYRTLTLKDGRMITDGINDSVEGDNDE; encoded by the coding sequence ATGATCCGCTTTAACGCTGTAAACAAGACGTACCCAGGTGGCTTTAGTGCGCTAAAAAATATCAACTTTTCTCTCGACAAAGGAGAAATGGTATTTTTAACTGGCCACTCTGGTGCGGGTAAAAGTACCTTACTAAAATTAATCAGCGTTATGGAAAAACCGACCTCTGGTCGGGTATATATAAATAACCGCGATGTCTCTAATATTGCTTATCGGCAAATACCTTACATGCGCCGCAATATCGGTATGATCTTTCAAAATCATAACTTGCTTACCGATCGCACCGTATTCGATAACGTTGCCTTGCCCTTAGTCATCGAAAATCAAAGCCTAAGCGAAATCAAAAAAAGGGTGCATGTCGCGCTTGATAAGGTGGGCTTGGGTAACAAAAGTAAATGCTACCCATACATGCTCTCTGGGGGCGAACAACAGCGCGTTGGTATTGCCCGCGCCATCGTTAATAAACCCCCCATCATTCTTGCCGATGAACCAACAGGAAACCTTGATCCTAAGCTATCTTGGGACATCCTCAAATTGTTTGAAGAATTTAATTCGGTTGGGGTTAGCGTGCTTATCGCAACGCATGACTTAGGGCTTATTGCGCGCATGAAATATCGCACGTTAACGTTAAAAGACGGACGAATGATTACCGACGGTATTAACGATAGCGTTGAAGGGGATAATGATGAGTAA
- the rpoH gene encoding RNA polymerase sigma factor RpoH: protein MTNNVQSMALTVPQSGSIESYVQMAYGIPMLSAEREQELASKLHYDNDLNAAQELIMSHLRFVIHIAKSYSGYGLPQADLIQEGNIGLMKAVKRFNPEVGVRLVSFAVHWIKAEIHEFVLKNWRIVKIATTKAQRKLFFNLRKNKKRLGWFSQDEVNTVAETLGVSAKDVVEMENRMASSDQAFDLTDSDDDGAGSTGTFAPAQYLQDDDSDLSEQVESADWDNHVNTQLVHAMATLDDRSQDIIKTRWLDENKSTLQDLADKYQISAERVRQLEKNALGKLKGAINV, encoded by the coding sequence ATGACTAATAACGTACAATCAATGGCACTTACTGTTCCACAAAGTGGCAGCATTGAGTCCTATGTACAAATGGCATATGGCATTCCAATGTTGTCGGCCGAGCGTGAGCAAGAATTAGCCTCTAAGCTTCACTATGACAATGATTTAAATGCCGCACAAGAATTGATCATGTCACACCTTCGCTTTGTCATTCATATTGCCAAAAGCTATTCAGGCTATGGCTTACCGCAAGCTGACCTTATTCAAGAGGGTAATATCGGCTTGATGAAGGCGGTAAAACGTTTTAACCCTGAAGTTGGGGTGCGCCTTGTATCTTTCGCGGTACATTGGATCAAAGCGGAAATCCACGAATTTGTTTTGAAAAACTGGCGTATTGTCAAAATTGCGACAACTAAAGCGCAGCGTAAACTGTTTTTCAATTTGCGTAAAAATAAGAAGCGTCTAGGTTGGTTTAGCCAAGATGAGGTTAACACCGTTGCAGAAACACTTGGCGTTAGCGCTAAAGATGTTGTTGAAATGGAAAACCGCATGGCAAGTAGCGATCAAGCTTTTGACTTAACCGATAGCGACGACGATGGTGCAGGATCGACCGGTACGTTTGCACCTGCGCAATACTTGCAAGATGATGATTCAGATTTATCGGAGCAAGTAGAGTCTGCCGATTGGGATAATCATGTTAATACCCAGTTGGTGCACGCTATGGCAACACTTGACGATCGTAGCCAAGATATCATCAAAACCCGCTGGTTAGATGAAAACAAATCGACGCTACAAGACTTAGCAGACAAGTATCAAATATCTGCAGAGCGTGTTCGCCAATTAGAAAAAAACGCATTAGGTAAACTGAAGGGTGCCATTAACGTTTAA
- the rep gene encoding DNA helicase Rep — protein sequence MKLNPRQDEAKRYVSGPCLVLAGAGSGKTGVICQKISYLIQECGYKARNIAAVTFTNKAAREMKERMSKMLGRDLSRGLMVSTFHSLGLDIIRRELATLGFKPGFTLFDDQDTTALLKELTEKELDGDKELLSQLQSRISNWKNDLLLPDGVLKRASSADEALFAQFYQRYHQHMRAYNALDFDDLILIPTLLLRNYEQVRQRWQKKIQYLLVDEYQDTNTSQYELVKYLVGERARFTVVGDDDQSIYSWRGARPQNLVLLGKDFPNLKLIKLEQNYRSSGRILKCANVLIANNPHVYDKALFSELGYGPALRVVKTKNEDHEAERVAGELLGHRFLNKSKFKDYAILYRGNFQSRVIEKVLMQNRIPYKISGGTSFFSRTEIKDIMAYLRLIVNPDDDNAFLRIVNVPKREIGPATLERLGTFANSKQISMFAAAFDPDLEQHLTGRGLAAVQRFVKMMVETEDNVNRGDSAAVLRGLIQSINYEDWLYESSPSPKAAEMRMKNVTTLFSWVTDMLEGNDGDEPMTLAQIVTRLTLRDMMERGEDEDNADQVQLMTLHASKGLEFPYVYLIGMEEGMLPHQTSIDEDNVEEERRLAYVGVTRAQRELIFSYAQERRQYGEIIRTEPSRFLYEMPQDDLQWEQGGQRQQSAEENQQKGKAGVAGLREILARKNS from the coding sequence ATGAAATTAAATCCTAGACAAGATGAAGCTAAGCGCTACGTGAGTGGCCCTTGCTTAGTGCTCGCGGGTGCTGGCAGTGGTAAAACCGGTGTTATTTGTCAAAAAATCTCTTATCTGATCCAAGAGTGTGGATATAAGGCTCGCAATATTGCCGCGGTTACCTTTACCAATAAGGCTGCGCGGGAAATGAAAGAGCGTATGAGCAAAATGCTTGGTCGTGACTTGAGTCGTGGCTTGATGGTATCAACGTTTCACTCATTAGGCTTAGATATAATTCGTCGTGAACTTGCCACCTTAGGTTTTAAACCTGGGTTTACCTTATTTGATGATCAAGATACCACGGCATTATTAAAAGAGCTCACTGAAAAAGAGCTCGATGGTGACAAAGAGTTATTGTCACAACTGCAAAGCCGTATATCTAACTGGAAAAATGATCTATTACTACCGGATGGTGTGCTAAAACGAGCGTCATCAGCCGATGAGGCGCTATTCGCACAATTTTATCAACGCTACCATCAACATATGCGTGCATACAACGCATTAGATTTTGATGATTTGATCCTTATCCCGACCTTGTTGTTACGTAATTATGAGCAAGTTCGTCAACGTTGGCAGAAAAAAATTCAATACTTATTAGTGGATGAATATCAAGACACTAATACCAGCCAATATGAGTTAGTGAAATATCTTGTCGGTGAGCGGGCTCGCTTTACCGTGGTCGGTGACGATGATCAGTCGATTTATTCGTGGCGTGGCGCGCGCCCGCAAAACCTAGTGTTATTGGGTAAAGACTTTCCTAATTTGAAGCTTATTAAACTGGAGCAAAACTATCGTTCCAGTGGACGTATTCTGAAGTGTGCTAACGTACTGATTGCCAATAACCCGCATGTGTATGACAAGGCTTTATTTAGTGAGCTTGGCTACGGACCTGCGCTACGAGTCGTTAAAACCAAAAATGAAGATCATGAAGCTGAGCGTGTTGCGGGTGAATTATTGGGGCATCGCTTTTTAAATAAAAGTAAGTTCAAAGATTACGCAATTTTGTATCGCGGTAACTTTCAATCGCGAGTGATTGAAAAGGTACTTATGCAAAACCGTATCCCATACAAAATTAGTGGCGGGACATCATTCTTTTCTCGCACCGAAATCAAAGACATCATGGCTTACTTGCGACTGATAGTGAACCCTGATGATGATAATGCTTTTCTACGTATTGTGAATGTGCCAAAGCGAGAAATAGGCCCTGCAACGTTGGAGAGGCTTGGTACGTTTGCCAATAGCAAGCAGATCAGCATGTTTGCGGCAGCTTTTGATCCTGATTTAGAGCAACATTTAACCGGGCGAGGCCTTGCTGCGGTACAACGATTTGTGAAAATGATGGTTGAGACCGAAGACAATGTTAATCGCGGAGACAGTGCAGCAGTGTTGCGTGGTTTAATTCAAAGCATTAACTATGAAGATTGGCTGTACGAGTCGTCACCAAGCCCTAAAGCCGCAGAAATGCGTATGAAAAATGTTACCACACTATTTAGTTGGGTAACGGATATGCTCGAAGGTAATGATGGCGATGAGCCAATGACATTAGCGCAAATTGTTACTCGCTTGACCTTGCGCGATATGATGGAACGCGGTGAAGACGAAGACAACGCTGATCAAGTGCAACTTATGACGTTGCATGCATCGAAAGGTCTAGAGTTTCCATATGTATACTTGATTGGTATGGAAGAAGGTATGTTGCCTCATCAAACCAGTATTGATGAAGATAATGTTGAAGAGGAACGCCGTCTTGCCTATGTTGGCGTGACCCGAGCTCAACGGGAGTTAATTTTCAGCTACGCACAAGAGCGCCGCCAATATGGTGAAATTATTCGTACTGAGCCTTCGCGTTTTCTATACGAAATGCCACAAGATGATTTACAGTGGGAGCAAGGTGGTCAACGCCAACAAAGCGCCGAAGAAAATCAACAAAAAGGCAAGGCTGGTGTGGCAGGGTTAAGAGAAATATTAGCGCGTAAAAATAGTTAA
- a CDS encoding branched-chain amino acid transaminase, with product MAKVNAEQIWFNGKLMPWGDAKVHVMSHALHYGSSVFEGIRAYNTHKGTCIFRHREHIERLFDSAKIYRMNIPYNVEQVMQACRDSVVENNLHSAYLRPLAFLGDIGMGLRPADDAVADLMIAAFSWEAYLGADALENGVDVGVSSWNRLAPNTMPTGAKAGGNYLSSQLISREAARHGYTEGIALDVNNYVSEGAGQNLFLVRKGVLYTPPSTCSILPGLTRDTIITLAKELGYEVREELIAREALYLADEFFMCGTATEIVPVSTVDGLQVGTGKRGEVTKQIQDAFFGLFDGTTEDKWGWLDPVK from the coding sequence ATGGCTAAAGTAAACGCTGAGCAAATTTGGTTTAACGGCAAATTGATGCCTTGGGGAGACGCCAAGGTTCATGTGATGAGTCACGCTTTGCACTATGGTTCATCGGTATTTGAAGGTATCCGTGCATATAATACACACAAAGGTACTTGTATCTTCCGTCACCGAGAGCACATTGAACGCCTGTTTGATTCAGCCAAGATTTATCGCATGAATATTCCATACAACGTTGAACAAGTTATGCAGGCATGTCGCGATTCTGTGGTTGAAAATAACTTACATTCGGCTTATCTGCGTCCACTGGCATTCTTGGGTGATATAGGTATGGGCTTACGTCCAGCTGACGATGCAGTAGCCGATTTGATGATCGCTGCGTTTAGCTGGGAAGCGTACTTAGGTGCTGATGCCCTTGAAAATGGCGTTGATGTTGGCGTTTCAAGTTGGAATCGTTTAGCACCTAACACTATGCCTACAGGTGCCAAAGCTGGCGGTAACTATTTGTCTTCACAACTTATTTCACGTGAAGCGGCGCGTCATGGTTACACTGAGGGGATTGCCCTTGATGTGAATAATTACGTCAGTGAAGGTGCAGGCCAAAACTTATTCTTAGTGCGTAAAGGCGTACTTTATACACCACCATCAACGTGTTCGATTCTACCTGGTTTGACCCGTGATACCATCATTACCCTTGCAAAAGAATTAGGCTATGAAGTTCGCGAAGAGCTGATCGCTCGTGAAGCGTTATACCTTGCAGATGAATTCTTTATGTGTGGCACGGCTACTGAAATCGTACCGGTAAGCACAGTTGACGGCTTGCAAGTTGGCACCGGTAAACGTGGTGAGGTAACCAAACAAATTCAAGACGCATTCTTTGGTTTGTTCGACGGCACGACCGAAGATAAATGGGGTTGGTTAGACCCAGTAAAGTAA
- the ilvD gene encoding dihydroxy-acid dehydratase, whose product MPKLRSATSTQGRNMAGARALWRATGMTDEDFGKPIIAVVNSFTQFVPGHVHLKDLGQLVARQIEQAGGVAKEFNSIAVDDGIAMGHSGMLYSLPSRELIADSVEYMINAHCVDAMVCISNCDKITPGMLMAAMRLNIPVIFVSGGPMEAGKTKLSEQIIKLDLVDAMIQGADPNVSDEQAAQVERSACPTCGSCSGMFTANSMNCLAEALGLALPGNGSMLATHADREKLFLQAGEQIVALTKRYYQDDDTSALPRNIANKRAFENAMCLDIAMGGSTNTVLHLLAAAQEAGVDFTMADIDRLSRRVPHLCKVAPSTQKYHMEDVHRAGGVVGILGELARAGLLDTSVTNVLGMSLEELLAHYDITQTDSTEVADFYRAGPAGIRTTKAFSQNCRWPSVDADRQNGCIRSIDHAYSQDGGLAVLFGNVAEHGCIVKTAGVAEENLTFDGTAHVFESQESAVDGILGGKVTAGDVVVIRYEGPKGGPGMQEMLYPTTYLKSMGLGTKCALITDGRFSGGTSGLSIGHVSPEAAAGGTIALIEDGDRICIDIPKRRIELQVNDDVLAARRADMLARGNHAFKPKNRHRPISYALKTYAMLATSADQGAVRNTQLLDEQG is encoded by the coding sequence ATGCCTAAATTGAGATCGGCTACCTCAACTCAAGGTCGTAACATGGCAGGCGCCAGAGCATTATGGCGCGCAACTGGCATGACCGACGAAGACTTTGGCAAACCCATTATTGCCGTTGTTAATTCTTTTACCCAGTTTGTTCCCGGTCACGTTCACCTTAAAGATTTAGGCCAGTTGGTTGCTCGACAAATAGAGCAAGCCGGTGGTGTTGCCAAAGAGTTTAATTCAATTGCCGTTGACGATGGTATCGCCATGGGTCACTCCGGCATGCTTTATTCCTTGCCATCGCGCGAGCTGATAGCCGACTCTGTCGAGTATATGATCAATGCCCATTGCGTTGATGCCATGGTGTGTATTTCTAACTGCGACAAAATCACCCCAGGCATGTTAATGGCGGCAATGCGCTTAAATATTCCTGTTATTTTTGTCTCTGGTGGGCCAATGGAAGCCGGCAAAACCAAACTAAGCGAGCAAATTATTAAACTCGACTTGGTTGATGCCATGATCCAAGGTGCCGATCCCAATGTCTCTGACGAACAAGCGGCACAAGTTGAGCGTTCAGCGTGCCCAACCTGCGGCTCCTGTTCGGGTATGTTTACCGCCAATTCTATGAATTGTTTAGCTGAAGCCCTTGGTTTAGCGTTGCCAGGTAATGGCTCGATGCTGGCTACTCACGCGGATCGTGAAAAACTATTTTTACAAGCAGGTGAGCAAATTGTTGCTCTTACTAAACGTTATTACCAAGACGATGATACTTCTGCCCTACCGCGCAATATCGCCAATAAACGAGCATTTGAAAATGCCATGTGCCTAGATATTGCCATGGGTGGCTCTACCAATACGGTATTGCATTTATTAGCTGCAGCGCAAGAAGCTGGTGTTGATTTTACCATGGCAGATATCGACCGTTTATCTCGCCGTGTACCGCATTTATGTAAAGTTGCGCCGAGTACGCAAAAATATCATATGGAAGATGTACACCGCGCTGGTGGTGTCGTCGGCATTTTAGGTGAGCTAGCAAGGGCAGGCTTACTCGATACCTCTGTGACTAACGTGCTGGGTATGAGTTTGGAAGAGCTGCTAGCGCACTACGATATCACGCAAACTGACAGTACCGAGGTAGCTGATTTTTATCGTGCCGGCCCTGCTGGCATTCGCACCACTAAAGCTTTCTCACAAAATTGTCGCTGGCCAAGTGTTGATGCCGACCGACAAAATGGCTGTATTCGTAGTATTGACCATGCCTATTCACAAGATGGTGGTTTAGCAGTGCTGTTTGGCAATGTAGCTGAGCATGGTTGTATTGTTAAAACCGCCGGTGTCGCCGAAGAAAACTTAACTTTTGATGGTACAGCGCATGTATTTGAAAGCCAAGAGTCGGCGGTAGATGGCATTTTAGGTGGTAAAGTGACGGCAGGTGATGTCGTGGTTATTCGCTACGAAGGTCCTAAGGGTGGTCCAGGCATGCAAGAAATGCTTTATCCAACAACGTACTTAAAGTCGATGGGGCTTGGCACTAAATGTGCGTTAATCACCGATGGCCGATTTTCGGGTGGTACCTCGGGCTTGTCTATTGGTCATGTTTCACCTGAGGCTGCTGCAGGCGGCACAATCGCCTTAATTGAAGACGGCGACCGTATTTGTATTGACATTCCCAAGCGTCGTATTGAATTACAGGTAAATGATGATGTGTTAGCAGCGCGTCGCGCTGATATGCTTGCAAGAGGTAATCACGCGTTTAAACCTAAGAATCGTCATCGTCCGATTAGTTATGCCTTGAAAACGTATGCGATGTTAGCAACCAGTGCTGACCAAGGCGCGGTACGCAATACCCAATTATTAGATGAGCAAGGCTAA